The DNA sequence GCCGCCGCCGGGGGCGCCGGTGCCGGGCCGCGGCCGACCGTTGTCATCGAAGAACTCGCTGACGTTGCCGAAGGTGTCGGCGACGTGCTGGCGGGTCTCGCGGAACGGCCCCGCCGCCACCGGTCGACGGTTACCCGACACGTTGGTCTGGTTGCGGATCGCGCCGATGAACTCGTTGAGGACCGCGGTGCCGGCGTCGAGCGCCGCGTTCCACAGCGTCCCCAGCAGGCCCTCGATCAGCGCGTGGATCTGCTGCTGCGCCATCTCGATCGCCGCGGCCGCCGCCGGGCCGACGACCGGGATGTTGCGCGCGGCCGCCTTGAGCAGATCGAGCGGGCCGTGGCCGTAGGCCCACTGGTACAGCTCGCGCAGCGTGTGCTGGCGCGTGCGCAGCTGCTGCTCCTGCGCCTGCAGCTGCGTGACCAGCCCGCGGATGCCGTCGGCCGCGGCGCCGGTGGCCCCGGTCGCGCCGCTGGCGACCGCGTCGCCGCCGGCGGTCACCGCGCGCGCGCCGCCGTGCAGCGAGGCCGCCGCGTCGCCGCCGACGCCGGTGTGGCGGTGCAGCAGGTCGGCCCCGGCGCCGAGCGTGTCGAGCGCGCCGCTGCCGAGCGCCGCGAGCCCGTGGGCCCCGCCGGCCGCGACCGTGCCGGCGCCGTCGACGACCGCGGCGCCGCCGCTGCCGAGCGCCGAGATCGTGGCGACCGCCGGGTGGATGAAGTCGGCCATGGCCTGGCCGCAGCCGTTGATGTTCGCCGGGTTGGCCGGGTCCATCTCGATGTAGTCCATCGCGGCCAGCATCAGCGGGCTCGGCTCGTCGGGCTTGACCCGGAACGGGTCGAGCGCGCGCCACTTGGCGCTGAGCTCCTCGGCCAGGCTGTCGATCGTGTCGGTCAGGTTGAACGAGCCGGTCGTGATGACCTCGCGGTCGCCGACCGTCAGGTTGGGCGCGGTCGGGTTGCCGTGGGCGTCGTTGCCGTGGACGTGCGAGTCGAGCACGCGCCCGCCGACGCCAGCGACCGAGCTCAGGTCGGCGGTGGTGGCGGCGGTGACGGTGCGGTGGTTGGCCGCGTCGCGGCTCTCGGTGGTCGCGGTCGCGACGCGCAGGCCGCCGGCGCGGACCAGGATGTTGAGCGCGATCTCGCAGAAGTTCGAGTGCGCGAAGTAGTCCTGCAGCGTGTGGACGCCGCTCGAGAACATGCGCGGGCCGTGCAGCGTCTCCTCGGCGGGGCTGCCGTCGGCGTTGTGCAGGTTGCGCTGGGTGCCGAGGCGCGCGGCGTTGCGCAGGGTCTGGGTGCACCAGTCGCGGCTGCCATAGATGTAGTTGGGGATCGCGGTCTCGTCGACCTGGAACGCGGTGGCGTCGTGTCCGTTGACGGCGTCGTGCCCGCCCTCGGCGGTGTGCGAGTTGTGCCGGTAGCGATCGTCGAGGTCAGCGTAGGCCTGGTGGCCGGTGCCGGCCGCGCCCACCGCCGGGTGGGCGCCGGAGATCGACGCCGCCGTGTCGGGGTTGGCGCCGTCGGGGTGACGCGCGGGCGTGCCCGCGGCGCCGCCCTGATCGATCACGTCGGTGCCGCGCAGGCCGGTCGGGTTGTCGATGTGCTCGACCGGATCGTAGGTGCCGAACGACGACAGGTTGATGCCGCGCCCGAAGTCGTTGAGCGCGATCAAGTTGAGGATCTTCATGACCGGCCGGTCGGGCGCGGTCAGGCCGAGGCTCGCGGTGGTCGGGGTCAGGACCTGGGACAGATCGCGCTCCCAGTTGCCCATGCGCGCGGTGCGGACCTCGGCGTCCGACAGCCCGCCCATCCCGTGCAGCGCGGTCTCGGTCAGGCGCGCGTGACCGCCGCCGCCGGCGGTCGGGCCCTCGTCCTGGGCGAAGAAGCGCACCTTGGGCGCGGCCGATGACAGCGGTGCGCGTTGGCCGGCGAGCGCGGCGGTGGCCGCGGCGCTGGCCTCGACCTCATGGACGTCGCCGGTCTGGCCGGTCTCGAGGGCGGCGTGGGCCGCCGCGTCGGCCTGGTGCTCGGCCGGATCGTCGGTGGCGCCGACGCGCTTGGCCTGAGGCGCCGGCTGGCTGCCCTGCTGCGCGACGTGCGCGAGCTCGTGGCCGATCAGGAACTGGCCGCTCGACGAGCCGGGATCGTACTGGCCGGAGCCGAAGAACACGTCGCTGCCGTAGGCGAACGCGCGCGCCCCCGAGGCGTCGACGGCCTGGGACGCGGACGCATCGGTGTGCACGCGGACGCTCGACAGATCGGTGCCGTAGGCGGCGCCGAAATGCTGCTGCACCGGGCCCGGCAAGCTGGCGCCCGAGCCCTTGCCGGCGATCGCCGCCGTGGCGATGTCGCCGCGATCGCCGGCCTGGCGCTGGGCGGCGCCGGCCGCGGGCGCGGCCTTGCGCATGATCGGCAAGGTCGGCAGGCTGGACAGGGTCGGCAGGTGCAGCGCGAACGGGTCGTCGACGACCTCGGTCGACGCGGCGGCGGTCGACGCGGTCGCTGCCGAGGGATCCGTGCTCGCGCGACGCCGCACGGCGAGCCCGTCGGTGCGGGCGCGCTTGCCGGGGGCGGCGCCGCCCAGCGAGTCCGCGCCATCGTCCACGCCCTGTCGGTCGCCGGTCCGATCTCGGGTCATACCCGCCACGACGGACGCCGCCCCGGATCTTCCCCAGAAGAAGGGGCCCGAAAACGACAACCACCTGAAATAGCGCGACAATCTGCTCGTGCACCGCGGTCAGCGTACGACCGACGGCACCGCCGACGGATCGACCAGCGCGGCCCCCACCACGGCCGCGAGCCCCAGGAACTGCAGGAACAGCGGATCCCGCGCCTGACGCCAGTGCACCAGCACATACGCGACCGCGACGGGCGGGATGAGCATGCCCAGGCCCCAGAGCGCGCTGGTGCTGAACGCCTGCCCCAGCATCCACAGGCCCCCCAGCACCATTGCGAGCAGGCCGAGGACGGCCGCGAGCGTGGCGAGGTAGTGCAGCATGCCTTGATCGTGGGCACGCCGCCGAGGTCTCGCAACCGCGGATCCGACGCGACCGAGCGCCGCACGGCGGTGGCGCGGCGCCTGCCAGCGTCCCCGCGGTGACGGGTCAGCGACCGGCGACCTGCGACCGCCGCGGCGTCGACCGCAGCGCGACGAGGACCGTCAGCGACCGCTGGCCGCGTCGAGCCGCGCCTGCGCCCACGCCACCTTGTTCACCAGGATCTTCCAGTCACCGTCGGTGGGCTTGTCGCCCCACTTCGCCAGCTCGGCCTCGCTGGTCTTCAGGTCGGCCTTGGCGACGTCGACGTCGACGTCGGCGCCCGGCACCGCCTGCTCGACCAGCACCTCGACCGCGCCGGCCGGGTCGATCCGCAGGTAGCCGGTCGAGATCGCGTAGCGCGCCTTGGTGCGCTCGCCGATCGTCAGCACGCCCGGCTTGAGCGCGGTCAAGAGCGGCGTGTGGCCCGGCAGCAGCTCGAACTCGCCCTCTTCGCCCGGCGCGGTCAACGCGTCGGTGTCCTCGTGGGCGATCACGCCCTTGGGCGTGACCACGTTGACGTCGAGCGCGGTCGCCATCAGTTCTTCTCGGCCAGCTTGGCGGCGGCGGCGCGGACGTCGTCGATCGTGCCGGTCATCGCGAACGCCTGCTCGGGCAGGTCGTCGCCCTTGCCCTCGAGGATCTCCTCGAACGAGCGGACCGTGTCGTCGCGGGTGACGAAGATGCCCTTCATGCCGGTGAACGTCTCGGCGACGTGGAACGGCTGGCCCATGAAGCGCTCGATCTTGCGGGCGCGCGCCACGGTCAGCTTGTCGTCCTCCGACAGCTCGTCCATGCCGAGGATGGCGATGATGTCCTGCAGGTCCTTGTAGCGCTGCAGCAGGCGCTGGACCTCGCGGGCGACCGCGTAGTGGCGCTCGCCGACGACGGCCGGCGACAAGATCGTCGAGGTCGAGTCGAGCGGATCGACCGCCGGGTAGATGCC is a window from the Myxococcales bacterium genome containing:
- a CDS encoding DUF4157 domain-containing protein, producing MDDGADSLGGAAPGKRARTDGLAVRRRASTDPSAATASTAAASTEVVDDPFALHLPTLSSLPTLPIMRKAAPAAGAAQRQAGDRGDIATAAIAGKGSGASLPGPVQQHFGAAYGTDLSSVRVHTDASASQAVDASGARAFAYGSDVFFGSGQYDPGSSSGQFLIGHELAHVAQQGSQPAPQAKRVGATDDPAEHQADAAAHAALETGQTGDVHEVEASAAATAALAGQRAPLSSAAPKVRFFAQDEGPTAGGGGHARLTETALHGMGGLSDAEVRTARMGNWERDLSQVLTPTTASLGLTAPDRPVMKILNLIALNDFGRGINLSSFGTYDPVEHIDNPTGLRGTDVIDQGGAAGTPARHPDGANPDTAASISGAHPAVGAAGTGHQAYADLDDRYRHNSHTAEGGHDAVNGHDATAFQVDETAIPNYIYGSRDWCTQTLRNAARLGTQRNLHNADGSPAEETLHGPRMFSSGVHTLQDYFAHSNFCEIALNILVRAGGLRVATATTESRDAANHRTVTAATTADLSSVAGVGGRVLDSHVHGNDAHGNPTAPNLTVGDREVITTGSFNLTDTIDSLAEELSAKWRALDPFRVKPDEPSPLMLAAMDYIEMDPANPANINGCGQAMADFIHPAVATISALGSGGAAVVDGAGTVAAGGAHGLAALGSGALDTLGAGADLLHRHTGVGGDAAASLHGGARAVTAGGDAVASGATGATGAAADGIRGLVTQLQAQEQQLRTRQHTLRELYQWAYGHGPLDLLKAAARNIPVVGPAAAAAIEMAQQQIHALIEGLLGTLWNAALDAGTAVLNEFIGAIRNQTNVSGNRRPVAAGPFRETRQHVADTFGNVSEFFDDNGRPRPGTGAPGGGEAGHYSGIAPASYTPPSHSEIAKDHGDIENRPGEAHAHAGGGHVEEGNWLNGLAMALAQLATTGVGVPVNACWAQVDEGHPVAATAPALDAIDRAVNLYFDHPAANQSFWESTVRGFVGGELGPALIEHLRGAHGSAPDAPGPLVDVPVVAPTPRAP
- the atpC gene encoding ATP synthase F1 subunit epsilon; the protein is MATALDVNVVTPKGVIAHEDTDALTAPGEEGEFELLPGHTPLLTALKPGVLTIGERTKARYAISTGYLRIDPAGAVEVLVEQAVPGADVDVDVAKADLKTSEAELAKWGDKPTDGDWKILVNKVAWAQARLDAASGR